Proteins from a genomic interval of Acidimicrobiales bacterium:
- a CDS encoding Rieske 2Fe-2S domain-containing protein gives MVKLSHDAILERLESFGMVHRSLECATEGDYLPADVDWNNKDVVHRNFVHSRIDDVVCVVEKDLQASLSYQKVLGVPVPLILVHYDTGPNEQAHFVTGGAWTMVTRHEFIPLGDTRTRAVTTYTVASTRFWMLFWPVIRKLLQINHRTLMSEDSPLRERRGRLRSWGYRYRGDGAPVDIRATISVAANNVVYPDPPDEPPTFAPVALDRLTAGARVLVGRSDHLGLLLRREGSRVEAYTRLCPHEGAELDDIEVRDGCQACPWHGRELPPVAVLDLDADTPSADTRWHHLEVVDGAVHVTVTPPA, from the coding sequence GTGGTCAAGCTCAGCCATGACGCGATCCTCGAGCGCCTGGAGAGCTTCGGGATGGTGCACCGGTCCCTCGAGTGCGCGACCGAAGGCGACTACCTCCCCGCGGACGTCGACTGGAACAACAAGGACGTCGTCCACCGCAACTTCGTGCACAGCCGCATCGACGACGTGGTGTGCGTCGTCGAGAAGGACCTGCAGGCGTCGCTGAGCTACCAGAAGGTGCTGGGGGTGCCCGTGCCCCTCATCCTCGTGCACTACGACACCGGGCCGAACGAGCAGGCCCACTTCGTGACCGGCGGCGCGTGGACGATGGTCACCCGCCACGAGTTCATCCCCTTGGGCGACACCCGGACCCGGGCCGTCACCACCTACACGGTCGCCAGCACCCGGTTCTGGATGTTGTTCTGGCCGGTCATCCGAAAGCTGCTCCAGATCAACCACCGGACGCTCATGTCCGAGGACTCGCCGTTGCGGGAGCGACGCGGTCGCCTGCGGTCGTGGGGGTACCGGTACCGCGGCGACGGTGCGCCGGTGGACATCCGCGCCACGATCTCGGTGGCGGCCAACAACGTCGTGTACCCGGACCCGCCCGACGAGCCGCCCACCTTCGCCCCGGTCGCACTCGACCGCCTGACCGCCGGCGCCCGCGTGCTCGTCGGTCGCAGCGACCACCTCGGGCTCCTGTTGCGCCGAGAGGGCTCCCGGGTCGAGGCCTACACCCGGCTGTGTCCCCACGAGGGGGCCGAGCTCGACGACATCGAGGTCCGCGACGGGTGCCAGGCGTGCCCGTGGCACGGGCGGGAGCTGCCGCCGGTGGCCGTGCTCGACCTCGACGCCGACACGCCGTCGGCCGACACGCGGTGGCACCACCTCGAGGTCGTGGACGGCGCGGTGCACGTCACCGTCACCCCGCCCGCCTGA
- a CDS encoding SufD family Fe-S cluster assembly protein, which translates to MTPVDAVTVPPGPAWLQARRADSGERLAAAHVPTTEEEVWRYSRIGELDLAAFRPVEPPATDDLLDRCRARADAVVGERAGLLVIVDGHVVHAELDEAVAAMGVVLAAAAETAVGEQILGSVVTAPVDYFGALNDAHAPGPSVLDLPRGVVVDRPIVVVQHTATDGALSLPRLAVRAGENSAATVVDLATSADVAALSVPVVELDLGASSRLTYTAVQDLGRGIWQIGSQASRVAGQAHLVSATAAFGGDYARLRTDCALTGRGGTGDLYAVYFGDGTQTLDFRTFQDHVAPDTTSNLLFKGTVGGHARSVYTGLIRVRPDARGTNAFQTNRNIKLSDHAWAESVPNLEIENNDVHCSHASAVGPIDEQQRFYLESRGVPPFVAERLVVAGFFAEVLERIPEPMLVAELRRRITDKLERPVE; encoded by the coding sequence ATGACCCCCGTCGACGCCGTCACCGTGCCGCCCGGGCCCGCCTGGCTCCAGGCCCGCCGTGCCGACTCGGGCGAGCGCCTCGCCGCCGCCCACGTGCCCACCACCGAGGAAGAGGTGTGGCGCTACAGCCGCATCGGCGAGCTCGACCTGGCGGCCTTCCGGCCCGTCGAGCCGCCGGCGACCGACGATCTCCTGGACCGGTGCCGGGCGCGAGCCGACGCGGTGGTGGGGGAGCGGGCCGGCCTCCTCGTGATCGTGGACGGACACGTCGTGCACGCCGAGCTCGACGAGGCCGTCGCGGCGATGGGCGTCGTGCTCGCCGCGGCCGCGGAGACCGCCGTCGGCGAGCAGATCCTCGGTTCGGTGGTCACGGCCCCGGTGGACTACTTCGGCGCGCTCAACGACGCCCACGCGCCCGGTCCCTCGGTGCTCGACCTCCCACGTGGGGTGGTGGTCGACCGGCCCATCGTCGTGGTCCAGCACACCGCCACCGACGGTGCCCTCAGCCTGCCTCGCCTCGCCGTGCGGGCCGGTGAGAACAGCGCCGCCACGGTCGTCGACCTCGCCACGTCGGCGGACGTCGCCGCCCTCTCGGTGCCGGTCGTCGAGCTCGACCTCGGTGCGTCGTCACGGCTGACCTACACCGCCGTCCAGGACCTCGGGCGCGGCATCTGGCAGATCGGCTCCCAGGCCTCGAGGGTGGCCGGCCAGGCCCACCTCGTGTCGGCGACGGCGGCCTTCGGCGGTGACTACGCCCGGCTCCGCACCGATTGCGCGCTCACGGGCCGCGGCGGCACCGGCGACCTCTACGCCGTCTACTTCGGTGACGGCACCCAGACCCTGGACTTCCGCACCTTCCAGGACCACGTCGCCCCCGACACCACCAGCAACCTCCTGTTCAAGGGCACGGTGGGGGGACACGCCCGGTCCGTGTACACGGGCCTCATTCGGGTGCGGCCCGACGCCCGTGGCACCAACGCCTTCCAGACCAACCGCAACATCAAGCTCTCGGACCACGCGTGGGCCGAGTCGGTGCCGAACCTCGAGATCGAGAACAACGACGTGCACTGCAGCCACGCGTCGGCGGTCGGTCCCATCGACGAGCAACAGCGCTTCTACCTCGAGAGTCGGGGCGTCCCGCCCTTCGTGGCCGAGCGCCTCGTCGTCGCCGGCTTCTTCGCAGAGGTGCTCGAGCGCATCCCGGAGCCGATGCTCGTCGCCGAGCTCCGCCGGCGCATCACCGACAAGCTCGAGAGGCCGGTCGAGTGA
- a CDS encoding non-heme iron oxygenase ferredoxin subunit, with the protein MATRERLCALSELEPGSARRFDVGDRRLAVVRIDDDVYVVGDRCTHQDISLAEGDVLVEERQIECWKHGSAFSLETGEPSSLPATKATAVYEVEQSDGDVWVVLP; encoded by the coding sequence ATGGCCACCCGTGAGCGCCTCTGCGCCCTGTCCGAGCTCGAGCCCGGGTCCGCCCGCCGCTTCGACGTCGGCGATCGACGCCTGGCCGTGGTCCGCATCGACGACGACGTCTACGTCGTCGGTGATCGCTGCACCCACCAGGACATCTCCCTCGCCGAGGGCGATGTCCTCGTCGAGGAGCGCCAGATCGAGTGCTGGAAGCACGGCAGCGCCTTCTCGCTCGAGACCGGTGAGCCGTCATCGCTGCCCGCCACGAAGGCCACCGCCGTGTACGAGGTCGAACAGTCCGATGGGGACGTCTGGGTGGTGCTCCCGTGA
- the sufC gene encoding Fe-S cluster assembly ATPase SufC: MASHELVIEGLRASVEDREILQGVDLVVRSGEVHAVMGPNGSGKSTLSHVLMGRPGYEVTGGSVTLDGTDLLALAPWERAQAGLFLAMQYPVEVPGVSLQDLFAESFRAAGRDVDEVRERMVVEAERIGFDERFLARELNVDLSGGEQKRNETLQLGVLQPAIAILDELDSGLDVDALRMVSRRIEEATTQWGLGVLAITHYSRLLHELKSDQVHILVAGRIRESGGPELAEELEIEGYARFGVDESVDGAGPVAASAPTGDPFADPFADPLA; encoded by the coding sequence GTGGCGTCGCACGAATTGGTCATCGAGGGCCTGCGAGCCTCGGTCGAGGACCGCGAGATCCTCCAGGGGGTCGACCTCGTCGTGCGCAGCGGCGAGGTCCATGCGGTGATGGGCCCGAACGGCTCGGGCAAGTCGACGCTCTCCCACGTCCTGATGGGGCGTCCCGGCTACGAGGTGACCGGAGGCTCGGTCACCCTCGACGGCACCGACCTGTTGGCCCTGGCCCCCTGGGAACGTGCCCAGGCCGGTCTGTTCCTCGCCATGCAGTACCCCGTCGAGGTCCCCGGAGTCTCGCTCCAGGACCTGTTCGCCGAGTCGTTCCGCGCCGCGGGCCGCGATGTCGACGAGGTGCGTGAGCGCATGGTCGTCGAGGCCGAGCGCATCGGCTTCGACGAGCGGTTCCTGGCCAGGGAGCTGAACGTCGACCTCTCCGGCGGCGAGCAGAAGCGCAACGAGACGCTGCAGCTCGGCGTCCTCCAGCCGGCCATCGCCATCCTCGACGAGTTGGACTCGGGGCTCGACGTCGACGCGCTCCGCATGGTGAGCCGCCGCATCGAGGAGGCCACCACCCAGTGGGGGCTGGGGGTGCTCGCCATCACCCACTACAGCCGCCTTTTGCACGAGCTGAAGAGCGACCAGGTGCACATCCTCGTCGCCGGCCGCATCCGCGAGTCGGGTGGTCCCGAGCTGGCCGAGGAGCTCGAGATCGAGGGCTACGCCCGCTTCGGGGTGGACGAGTCGGTCGACGGCGCCGGGCCCGTGGCGGCGTCGGCGCCCACGGGCGACCCGTTCGCCGACCCGTTCGCCGACCCGCTGGCCTGA